The Candidatus Delongbacteria bacterium genome includes the window ATAATATAACAATCACAAAAATCTTTAACTTCTTCATAGGTTTCAAAAGGATCTATCCCAGATTCATTTTTTATATCAAGAAAAACAATGGTATCTCTTTGTTTTTTATCAAAATAGTTTAAATTTTCCAACTCCTCGGTGAAACTATTACTAACTTTAAAATTTTTACCAATTTTATTATTTGTTATCTTTTCACCCTGATATCTTCTCAAAACATTCCATGGTTTTAGAATAGGATTAAACAATGCTGATTTCAATCTATACTTACCAGCAATATTGAATGCAAAATATCCCCCAAGACCAAAACCTGTCAAAACAGGATTATAATCTATATTATCCTTTATAATTTTATCCAGCTCAGCAAAACTCTTTTCAGGATTATAATAATCCATAAAAGGAGATAAAACCAAACTATCAATTTCCTTAAGTTCTTCGATTAGTTTTTCAGAAGGGCTAGCATTAAAATCATGTAGATAGACTATCATAAATACCTCTTAATATTGAGTCCATTACGAATATAAGTAGGGAAATAAAACAAAAGTGTGATCTACGTCAAAAATTTAGTTATAAAAGGTTTAATTTTGATATAAATGTGTACTTGAAATATAGATATTTACGTTTTGCTTACAATCTTACTTATAATTGAAAGGATTAAGTATACTGTTGCAGAGATAAGTACAATTGTAGCTCCAGATGGTAGATCATACTGATAAGATAAGAAAATACCTGAAAGAGAAAAAAATAAACCAAGTATAAAACTTATAATCATTATTCTTGAGAATCTGGAAGAAAATAGAGAAGCAGCAGAAGCTGGAATTGTTAACAAGGCTATAATGAGTATCAGTCCAACGATTTTTAAAAGAATAACTACAGTAAATGAAACTAAAACAAGTAGTATAAAATAGATCAAAGGCACATTAAAGCCTCTGATCTGGAGATACTCTTCATCCCAGGAAATATACTTGAGATGTCTATACAAAATGAAAACGGTCAATACAATTGCTATATCATAGGTTGCTAAAAGAATTAGAGAATCTGAATCAACCATTAAAATATTACCGAAAATAAAGGACATAATATCGACATTGTATCCCGGAGTTAAGAACATAAATATGATTCCAAGACTCATTCCTGCGGACCATATTGCACCTACCAAAGTATCTTCGTTACCTTTGAACTTAAACTTCGAAAAAGTTAGTAAGATCGAGAAAAACAGACTTGCAACTAAAGCTCCCACACTTGTGTTTAATCCTAGGAAATAAAATAGACCCACACCACCAAGAACTCCATGAGCTATTCCACCACTAACGAAAGTAATTTTCTTTTTTACTACAAAAGTTCCCGTTATTCCACACGCTAAACTAGCCAATGTTCCTGCAAGAATAGCGAATTGTAAGAATTGATAATCTAATACTGTTTGTATGAATTCCATTTAAATACCACAATGATGTTTTACGATTTTAATTTCAGGATTATAAATATTATTTGAGAAGTCGTGAAATTCAGGATACTCTGGTGAATGAAAGCTAGCTCTCCTATTTATGCACAATACCTTATTTGCAGCACTGGAAATAATATTCATATCATGAGAAACCATTATTATCGTCATATTCTCTTTTAAAGAAGATATAAGAGAATAGATATCTTTTTCTACATCTGGATCAACACTAGCTGTTGGCTCATCTAATATTAAAAGTTCGGGATGTGAAACAATAGCTCTGGCGATTAGAACTCTCTGCTTCATTCCTCCAGAAAGATTTCCGAAGTTTTTATGAATATGATCTTCCATTTTCACCTTACTCAATGCTTCAAAAATTCTAATTTTTTCTTCATTTCTAATTGATGGGAACAAGCTAAACTTTTTCATTGTTCCCATTGATACTACTTGTTCAACAGTTATTGGAAAATGATCGTCCATTTTATTAAACTGCGGGACATAACCGATCTGGTTCCCAGAAAATTTAGGGTTTTTTCCTAGAACTGTTATTTTCCCTGTGGAAGGTTTTATAAATCCTAAAATCAACTTTAGAATTGTCGTTTTACCTCCACCGTTTGGACCTATTATTCCACAATAATCATTCTTTTCTAACGTAAAACTAATGTTTTCAAGTACTCGTTGAGCTCCAAAATTCATATTTACATTTTCAAAGACAATAACAGGCATTATTTCATACTCCCTGCAATTTTATTGGCAGCATCCAGAAGATTATCATAAAGATTTTCTTCCAATGGATTCAACGGAAGTACTTTACCATTGATGGATTTTGCAATAGTTTCTGCACTTCTTTTATCAAATTGGGGTTGAACAAAAACTATTTTAATCTCT containing:
- a CDS encoding ABC transporter ATP-binding protein, whose translation is MPVIVFENVNMNFGAQRVLENISFTLEKNDYCGIIGPNGGGKTTILKLILGFIKPSTGKITVLGKNPKFSGNQIGYVPQFNKMDDHFPITVEQVVSMGTMKKFSLFPSIRNEEKIRIFEALSKVKMEDHIHKNFGNLSGGMKQRVLIARAIVSHPELLILDEPTASVDPDVEKDIYSLISSLKENMTIIMVSHDMNIISSAANKVLCINRRASFHSPEYPEFHDFSNNIYNPEIKIVKHHCGI
- a CDS encoding metal ABC transporter permease; translation: MEFIQTVLDYQFLQFAILAGTLASLACGITGTFVVKKKITFVSGGIAHGVLGGVGLFYFLGLNTSVGALVASLFFSILLTFSKFKFKGNEDTLVGAIWSAGMSLGIIFMFLTPGYNVDIMSFIFGNILMVDSDSLILLATYDIAIVLTVFILYRHLKYISWDEEYLQIRGFNVPLIYFILLVLVSFTVVILLKIVGLILIIALLTIPASAASLFSSRFSRIMIISFILGLFFSLSGIFLSYQYDLPSGATIVLISATVYLILSIISKIVSKT